The Nicotiana tomentosiformis chromosome 9, ASM39032v3, whole genome shotgun sequence genome contains the following window.
CAGTGCATCCAAAAAAATGGTATATATCAACAGCTGAAAGAAGCATCTATGGTGTACCTACCGGATAAGGAGTCCAACCTGGTAGAGGAACCATCCCTGGGGGAAGAAGCATAGAACCATAAGTCCCAGGGATATATGAACCAGGAAGTAGAGTAGGTCTTGCAACTGGCCAGTTGCCAGAAACTACCCCGTACTGTTGAGCTGATTGAACAGAAGGAGACTGCACCGTTGGATAAATGTGCGGTGCAGGAACAGCAGCTGGCACAGCCAGAGGTCCAGGTCCAGCTGGTGGTGCTGGCACTTGCGCTCCAGCAGGATGTGGATGATGAAATTTACAAGTGACGCCAAATTTACACTGCCCTGTTTTCACATAATACGAGCATTCCTTTTCACCCTGTGACAGGAACTTTATGAGCCAACTCAGAAGGATTCAACCATACTTAAAACTTTTCAAGCAGTAAgacaaaagagaaagaaaagaaaataaaaggactGGAACCAAAAGAAAATAAGCTCAGATGAAGACTGATTGAAAATAAAAAGAAGGCAGACCGGACGCAGCGGGTATCCATAAATGTTAACTGTCACTGGTGCTGGAGATCCACCTCCCTGTCTTGGGTGATGGTATTTGCATGAAGCACCAAATTTACACATACCTGTCCTCATATAGTACTGCAAATCAGAATCAGAAACAACTAATTATTGCAGTGAAAAGTGCAGTTTTATATATCAACTTATCCAAAAAAGAAGTCGCCAGAAAAACAGGACAAGTTAACCAGTCACTTTTTGCTGAGCAACTGTTTTCATAGTTAACAATCAACAGGTATATCATATTTCTAAGCAATCATTTGACAGTGGCTGTCATTTGACCACATATTAAGcacttctttcgatgatttactAAAAAGTAGGAAGATGAGCTCTCCTTTAACATGGGAGACACATCATATGAAGCTGAATCCACCAAATGCAGTCGACTACACAAAATGTGAAGAAAATAATTTGGTGCTCAATTCCAAAGCTATCTAATCAACAACAAATAGCAATCTTTTCTAAGATATAATTCATAAATTAGCAGATAAAATATGCAAAGGAGAACATCTTCAGCAACAAGCATGAACCAAAGTGGTAAAAATGATTAGTGCATAAAAGAGAAAACAAACTCATGATAGAACACACAAGAGATCCAAAGCGGACGAGAAACAAATGAGCTTTTTTAAAAACCAAATAACTGAAAGGCCAGAACTTCATACATTTTCTTTtgataagaaaaataattttattaatgcTGGGGAAATCCGCCTCTACAGGAAATATACCAAAAGTAGAGAAACCTACACCAAAATATGGTTCTACAAAAGTCACCCACTCATCTATACAAACAACCAGAACTTCATACATAATCAAGAGTTGTAATCAATAGGTAACACAAACAGAAAGTGTCCATGACATAGAATCAAGTACGGAGATTACCATATAAAAGTATCAAGCAAAAAGGATTTTCATGTCAAGGATAGAAAAGCCTCGCTCCTCAGACTAAACAAAGATATGAATCATATGGAGCTGGTATATAGTGGAAGAACATTTTCCAACAGAAGCATTATCGATACTCCAATGATGAGAAGACTAAACCCAGTTACTCAAACTAAATTTTCTGAACAGTCACTGAATTGAACATTGAATTCCAAAAtggaaaaagaaatgaaaatcaaaTCATGATTTACTAGCACAAATAAGCAATGcagattattaaaaaaaaaaaaaaaaaaaggcagccCGGTGCAGGAAGCAAcccgcgttcacgcagggtccgaAGAAGGGTCGCACCCCAAGTGATGTGATGTAGGCATCCTATCCTAACGCAAGTACCAGTGCCTGATTCTACAGCTCAAACCCGTAACCTAATGCAAGCAATGCAGAACGCAATCCCTAAAATTAAACCTTATAGCTTTATCAGAAGTTCTAAAAGAAAAGGTGATCACCAAGAAAAAATTGTTCCAGCTACAGAGACAACAAAGCAATTTGTAATACAGATAATTCGATCAAGCATGTTTTTGCAacatcaggaaatgtttcttaAAAATGTACCATTATCGTGAACAATAAAAGCACTTGCACAACTAGGACAAAAGACATCATCAATAAAATGATCAACAACGTCAAAATGTGGGAAAAAATTTGGAATCTACATGGAAAATTGAGAGTAGTTCAAAATTGCCGACCCTAGCATGTATGATTTGTAATGTAAAACATTTATCAGATATGGAAATTTTTTAATTCAGTTGAATTCACAAACATGGTAATGGAAAATTTCCAGAATAAGGAACAGAAGGACGAATTCATGTCTAAAAGGAAAAGAAGTCCATGCACTTATCAGACAGCAAAATGACGAATATCATCACAGAGCAGAATCTAGCAAATTGGATCTTTCCAGTATGCATCTGAAAGATAACATGGCAAGTCTAGGAGGATCATAAATGCTACACCAGATTGAAGAGCAACATAAGCTTCCATTTAGCACATCAGAGATCCGAAAGAAGGAAAAGGACGAATCATGATCAACAAAATGGGAGCTCAACCGTAAAGAATCAACAGCAAGCAGATGAAGTGATTGTACTAACCAGATGGAAGCTCACGTAGTACATAATCAACAGCAAGCAGACGAATTGATTGTACTAACAAGATGGGATATCAATGTAGTACAGATTCAACAGCAAGCAGACGAATTGATTAACTAACGAGAGAGCCAAATCCAGAACCCACACATTCCTCCAAAAATTGATCATCATTCAATAGAACACCCAACATTCTAAAACTGATAGCATTGCATGTAACGAAAAAAACTTACCTGGCAAACAGGTTGACCCACTCTTTCTGGGTATTCTCCTCCGGTAGCTCTCATCGCTCCCAAGACCTGTCCTCAGTTCACACAATCAATGCATGTCAAAATTCCCAATCTTGATAACAGATTAAaaccaaaaattaaaaaaatcccAAAAGTCGAGCAAAAGAAAGATCTTTTTAACTACCATTGCTAGAGACGGATCCAGGATCTTAAGTTAGTTTACCCCCATAACACCATTGCACCCACTACTTAGTGTCAATATATACTTTTAGGCAATGCTAATCAAGATTTTTAACAACATGCTTCAGAAAtgtccaaaaacaaaaaaaaaaagatcaaaaCTTTAAACATCTAGAATCAAAAATTTGAGACCATCAAATCAGAAGATCAACCCCAAATTGGACACATAAAAATCAATGATCAAGCATATTAACCCTAAAGATTCATTCTTTTaccaaaaaatataattaaaaaaactgTAAATTTACCGAATTACGGTCACGGGGATGATTGAACCGACACCTAGCACCATAACCACAAAAGCCCGTACGCAAGTAATAGATACAATCAGGCTCATTAGGCCTTTCTGGGTACGATTCTGGACCAGTATTCAGTGATAACTGCCACATAGGCTCTGTAAAAAAATATCCCACATTACACAAAATTTAAGTGAAATTCACATGAAATTCAAATGCAGTAAAAAAGTACTTGCCTTCGAGCCCAGTCTCACCGCCGGGAACTGTCCATTCGGAGACCGGATCCACCGGTGCACCAACCTCCATTGATTGGGTCCCACTGTACCTCTCCATTTTATACACAAAAGCTTTACAAAATATAAATAGtagatgtgtgtgtgtatatatatatatatattatatataatatatatatatatctatgtaCTAACTAAACGTATATAGAAATTTGTGTATTTATATATAAAATCTATGAACAGAGTGAGAAAGAAgacagtgtgtgtgtgtgagagaggaAGCTATGGAATGGTGATGATCGACTGTGAGGTAGCGTGGGGGTTGGTAAGAGTGAAGGGGGTGTGGGGTTATGGTAGGGGGCGGGTGGGAGGGAGGGGTTTGGTGGTTTTTAAGAGAGAGAAAAGTAAAGGAAGTTCTTTTTAAgtgttctttttctttctttctttcttttttctattagcactttctctctatatctcacACTCGTCAGTCACTCTGTGTGTGTGATTTCAGTCTGGTTTTTGGCTTTGGCCAATAGGCTTTTTGTGTATGTATTTCCAGTCTTTCTGTGTGATTTTCTCACACTTAACTCTCGCCACAAAAGGTTGCGGTGGAAAAGTTTCTTAATTAGAGTTTTCGTATTCAAAACTTTTGGTATTAGTTCTTTATcataaattaaaagtttaaat
Protein-coding sequences here:
- the LOC104085879 gene encoding zinc finger CCCH domain-containing protein 58; the protein is MERYSGTQSMEVGAPVDPVSEWTVPGGETGLEEPMWQLSLNTGPESYPERPNEPDCIYYLRTGFCGYGARCRFNHPRDRNSVLGAMRATGGEYPERVGQPVCQYYMRTGMCKFGASCKYHHPRQGGGSPAPVTVNIYGYPLRPGEKECSYYVKTGQCKFGVTCKFHHPHPAGAQVPAPPAGPGPLAVPAAVPAPHIYPTVQSPSVQSAQQYGVVSGNWPVARPTLLPGSYIPGTYGSMLLPPGMVPLPGWTPYPAPASPAPSPSTQPPAAAGPIYGLSQLSPSAPAYMGPYLSVASASGPSSSSQKEHAFPERPGQPECQYYMKYGDCKYGSSCRYHHPPEWSGPKTSFILSAMGLPLRPGAPICSHYAQNGVCKFGPSCKFDHPMGMSYSPSASSLTDMAVAPYPVRSSIGTLAPSSSSSDLRPELVSGSARDAFSTQISSMSTSSGSVGSMFSKGGHASHSGVQQSVQSANPSSGSSSSSSAGHGGEARTSS